One Corynebacterium appendicis CIP 107643 DNA window includes the following coding sequences:
- a CDS encoding ABC transporter ATP-binding protein yields the protein MATVTYDKATRIYPKAVKPSVDKLDLEIADGEFLVLVGPSGSGKSTALRMLAGLEETNEGRILIGDRDVTHESPKDRDIAMVFQNYALYPHMTVRENMGFALKIAGMEKGDIDRRVEEAAKTLDLTEYLDRKPKALSGGQRQRVAMGRAIVREPQVFLMDEPLSNLDAKLRVQTRTQIASLQRRMGVTTIYVTHDQTEALTMGDRIAVLNFGVLQQVGTPRELYEHPNNVFVAGFIGSPAMNLSTFNVEGNVAKLGGASIPLADEHVQALTPEDNNQVILGFRPEALNVVPDSTEHTVPIEVDFTEELGSDSYIYGHLVGGEWREEGTDDSVAGKIVVRVAPMSGIKGGDIIHATVNEGGLHVFSKATGERI from the coding sequence ATGGCCACAGTGACCTATGACAAGGCGACGAGGATTTATCCGAAAGCGGTTAAACCGAGCGTCGATAAGCTTGATCTTGAAATCGCGGACGGCGAGTTTCTCGTCCTCGTCGGGCCCTCTGGCTCCGGCAAATCGACCGCGCTGCGCATGCTCGCGGGCTTGGAAGAGACGAACGAGGGCCGCATCCTGATCGGCGACCGCGACGTCACGCACGAGTCCCCGAAAGACCGCGACATCGCGATGGTCTTCCAGAACTACGCGCTATACCCGCACATGACTGTGCGCGAGAACATGGGCTTCGCCCTGAAGATCGCGGGCATGGAGAAGGGCGACATCGACCGCCGCGTCGAAGAGGCAGCGAAGACACTCGACCTTACCGAGTACCTGGACCGCAAGCCGAAGGCTCTCTCCGGCGGCCAGCGCCAGCGTGTAGCCATGGGCCGCGCGATCGTGCGCGAGCCGCAGGTCTTCCTCATGGACGAGCCGCTGTCCAACCTGGACGCGAAGCTGCGTGTGCAAACCCGCACCCAGATCGCCAGCCTGCAGCGCCGCATGGGCGTGACCACGATCTACGTCACGCACGACCAGACCGAGGCGCTGACCATGGGCGACCGCATCGCCGTGCTCAACTTCGGCGTCCTGCAGCAGGTGGGCACCCCGCGCGAGCTCTACGAGCACCCGAACAACGTGTTTGTGGCTGGCTTCATCGGCTCCCCAGCGATGAACCTGTCCACCTTCAACGTCGAAGGCAATGTGGCGAAGCTCGGCGGCGCGTCGATTCCGCTTGCCGACGAGCACGTGCAGGCCCTCACCCCGGAAGACAACAACCAGGTCATCCTCGGCTTCCGCCCGGAGGCGCTCAACGTGGTGCCGGACAGCACCGAGCACACCGTTCCCATCGAGGTCGACTTCACGGAGGAGCTCGGCTCCGATTCCTACATCTACGGCCACCTCGTGGGCGGCGAGTGGCGCGAAGAGGGCACCGACGATTCCGTCGCGGGCAAGATCGTCGTGCGCGTGGCCCCGATGTCCGGCATCAAGGGCGGCGACATCATTCACGCCACCGTCAACGAGGGCGGGCTCCACGTGTTCTCCAAGGCCACCGGCGAGAGGATCTAA
- a CDS encoding L-serine ammonia-lyase: protein MSSHRVSVIDLFSIGIGPSSSHTVGPMRASATFVEKLGQLPAEVHVELRGSLAATGVGHGTDRALLLGLVGYTPLTTDQTVEPVPGTPIPAHGTISGPDGTVAYELTFNPKPVAEHPNCLIFDAWDADGTRLASRTEYYSVGGGFIMDRAEMSEADEEGASTGIAAAAAAAEPDENAPGDGTYSYDSSADLLAVCERTGLSIAQVMAHNEEILRGKTEYTTHLDEVWSVMQECVKNGITTDGSLPGGLNVRRRAPRMHAMLTSEQQRHNSEGLDAMEWVNLYALAVNEENAAHGRVVTAPTNGAAGIIPAVMHYCRDFTADFTPERAREFLLTAGAVGAIIKTNASISGAEVGCQGEVGSASAMAAAGMCAILGGTPAQVENAAEIALEHNLGLTCDPVGGLVQVPCIERNAIGAVKAINAARLAKWGDGTNIVSLDDAVETMAATGRDMMTKYKETSVGGLAVQLGFPVNITEC, encoded by the coding sequence ATGAGTTCGCACCGCGTCAGCGTCATTGACCTGTTCAGCATCGGCATCGGCCCGTCGTCATCACATACCGTGGGGCCGATGAGAGCCAGCGCCACCTTCGTCGAGAAGCTCGGCCAGCTTCCCGCGGAAGTTCACGTTGAGCTGCGCGGATCCCTCGCCGCGACCGGCGTCGGCCACGGCACGGACCGCGCTTTACTCCTCGGACTGGTCGGCTATACTCCCTTGACCACAGACCAGACCGTCGAGCCCGTCCCCGGCACCCCTATTCCCGCCCACGGCACGATCTCCGGCCCCGACGGAACCGTCGCCTACGAGCTCACCTTCAACCCGAAACCCGTCGCCGAGCACCCGAACTGCCTCATCTTCGATGCCTGGGACGCCGACGGCACCCGCCTGGCCAGCCGCACCGAGTACTACTCTGTCGGCGGCGGATTCATCATGGACCGCGCCGAGATGAGCGAGGCCGACGAAGAGGGCGCTAGCACCGGCATCGCCGCCGCGGCCGCTGCCGCCGAGCCTGATGAAAATGCTCCGGGCGACGGCACTTACTCCTACGATTCCTCCGCCGACCTGTTGGCCGTCTGTGAACGCACCGGACTGAGCATCGCCCAGGTCATGGCCCACAACGAGGAAATTCTGCGCGGTAAAACCGAGTACACCACCCACCTCGACGAAGTCTGGTCCGTCATGCAGGAATGCGTGAAAAACGGCATCACCACCGACGGGTCGCTGCCCGGCGGCCTCAATGTCCGCCGCCGCGCTCCCCGCATGCACGCCATGCTCACCAGTGAGCAGCAGCGCCACAACTCCGAGGGCCTCGACGCGATGGAGTGGGTGAACCTCTACGCCCTCGCCGTCAACGAGGAGAACGCCGCCCACGGCCGGGTCGTCACCGCCCCGACCAACGGCGCCGCCGGAATCATCCCGGCGGTCATGCACTACTGCCGCGACTTCACCGCCGATTTCACCCCGGAACGCGCACGCGAATTCCTGCTCACCGCCGGCGCGGTTGGCGCGATCATCAAGACCAACGCCTCCATCTCGGGTGCCGAGGTTGGCTGCCAGGGCGAAGTCGGCTCCGCCTCCGCCATGGCCGCCGCCGGCATGTGCGCCATCCTCGGCGGAACACCTGCCCAGGTGGAAAACGCCGCCGAGATCGCCCTCGAGCACAATCTCGGTCTCACCTGCGACCCCGTCGGCGGCCTGGTCCAGGTCCCCTGCATCGAGCGCAACGCCATCGGCGCCGTCAAAGCCATCAACGCCGCACGACTGGCCAAATGGGGCGACGGCACGAATATCGTCTCCCTCGACGACGCCGTCGAGACCATGGCCGCCACCGGCCGCGACATGATGACTAAGTACAAGGAGACCTCCGTCGGAGGGCTCGCCGTCCAGCTCGGCTTCCCGGTGAATATCACCGAGTGCTAG